The sequence CACTGTCACACGCTTGGTGTTCTTGCCAGAGGCCCTCTGGAAAGAACCCTATAGGTTTGAAGGTCTGCACTTTACCTTTGTCTAAAACCAGCTTCATGAAAAAGATATAGGTGGTAAGTGTGAGCATTAGCTGGTGtgttgtttcttttggttttaacttACTTGCATAAgtcttttttaaaagtagtaaataatttttctgatCAGCTGTTCAGGTTGGTTGAATTGCAGTCTGTTACGCAGTGCACTGTGAATCAGTGAACTGACTTCCATAATTCTTTGATTTTCTCAAGTCAGTAAAGCTTAGgatcacattttgtttttcacataGTATTGGTGAAATAAGGTTCTCCTTTGTTTTTGAACTAAGATTTACTTAAGTGTAAAAAGTAAAGCTGTGAGGTAAGAGAATGCTGATTAGGAATTCACaataaaaaaagtcttaaagTGACAGTTGTTTCATAACACTGCATTTGTCAAGATCTTCTTGTTGGTATCTTCTTGGATTTAATTTTTGGAATAATCCTAATGATATTTATCAAAGTTTAAGATATGCTTACCTTAGAAGCTGAGTAAGTAAATAGgagtgtaaatatatatatctctaaaaaaacctgaaaactgaCTCTCTTTTCATACCTGTATATAAATGAGATCAAGTAGTTATCAGTATTGAGTAACTTCTCCCTAGCACAGTTTTGAACTTGCATACCAAAGGATGATATTTAGAAGACATCTctcatttatttcaagaaaaatgtttaagtttCTCTTTATCAATTTACTTAATTCTTGATAGTATTTTTAGTTGTCTGTTTATCTATAGTGAAGAATCTCATCTAGTCTGTGCAGTTTTTGTACTATATGAGCATTCAGAAAGTGAAATGTTTGCTGTTCAATTAGCATCAGACTTATGTGAATTATTCTCTATCAATATAATTGTTATCTAATGCTCGCTCATAGGCTGTCTAGAAACCATGTCTTCTATCATCCATGTGCCTTACCAACATCAGCACAATATAATAATCCCAATCTTAAACTAACTGCACTTCTCCTGATGGTTAATATACATTGTGGAAATTAGGTTTTAGGAAGCCTGTTtgatttaaaaaggggaaaaaaaaaaaaaaagaacaacaaagaaaccaaaaatggTAACACATACACACATCACAATTGTTTTGCTAATTTGCAACATTGATATAAACAAGCTTTTTCCCCCCTGATATATCTTAGATAATGAATATTATCACAAAACAGGTTTATCAAAATCTTCGCAGGCTTTAAATAGTTCAATCAATTGCTTTCTAAGGATCCTCTTTAAAGTTACGTTTGTGTATCCTTTAAATGAAGTACAAAGAACTAAGTTTCTGCACTGTAAAAATTCTGTGTGAGACTGCTAACAGTCCTACACCAGTCTGCTTTAAGATGCAGgaatgatgattttatttttatttgtaatgcaCAGTAATTAGGTAGGTCTTTTACCTCTTGCCTTAGTCCATGGGAGCTGTATACCTCACTTCCCAAGACCttgtctccctcctccctgtttcCTCTGCAAGTCTTTCCCAATCTCAGTTACAAAATCATTAGAACATACATGTACAGCAACCAAACGCTTCACAAAGCTTTGACTCTATATGTATACTTAGTTGAAAAATGTGTATCTATATACAGATTATGGTAAGGTAGGGAACCTTAGAGCTAGGGAGGGGAGTAGGGGATGTGTCAGCCTCCTTCAGCTCCTACACTGAGAGTCTGCATAAACACTTGCTCTGTATTGTCACCTGAAGGCATTCCAATCTTAAAGGCACGTTGCTGGCTAGGTTAGATGCTGAGGCTAGGtgctgtggatttattttttttctttcaaataatttaaaaaaaaaaaagcacatatacATGCATATCCGAACATGAACCTAAGGCTGATCCAATAACTTCTGTTAGATGAAAGCACTACATAGGGTTATATTTCAGTGAGTAGAAATTCAAGCATGTGCTTTAGTGCTTTCTAGAATGGgcttttcatgctttttgttttaaaagctatgTCAGTTTCAGTTGTGAACATAACACTTGTCAGTAGTCTCCCTTTGGGGAGACTAATAGTTTGTGTGCAGTCATACACACATGGGTTTATTGTATACCAATGTTAAACTCAAAGTGTTTGGAAGATGTCTTTCCTTCCAGCCAAAGCAGACAAATTCTCCTTATTATTACTAATTGCCCTTGTTAGCACATATGTTTAAAGGAAGCAAGGGTTTTCTGAAAAGctactgcagtttaaaaaaaaaaaaaaaagttggtaaaaTTTTATTGTCCCCTTCTTCACTGTTAGTCATCAGATGCCTGAATGCAGAAATGCCTCTGAGTGGCAGCATAGCGTGCTTTGCACAGTTTGAGTCGAATGCTATTCATCTTTCTGCAGACTTGAACACCCCATATGTGAGGAACTGCTTGTAGTGTTTAATCAAAGGTATGCTTTATTCAGTTTTAATTCACCTTACCGCAGTGCATCTCTGGAAGAAAACTGGTGCATCTTTCTTTTCGTTACCATTTACCCAAATGGCCCAGATAAAATAGCTGTTTCACTTCTCTTCTTCAGGAGAGAATACCTCTAGTTGTGTGTTCTTTCTATTTTCATCTACTGGACTTGAGAAGTTTGGCAAGTATTTCCAGAGCTTAGGTTTGTGATTATACTCAGCACAGAAACAATTTCATAATATGTTTTCTGTCCCAGAAGGATGATTGTCAGTATAGATTATGGTTTAAAGCTGCTAAGGTGTTTTGAGATTGAAATATAAAACATCCAGCCATATATATAATAGATCTAACTGAATTTAGAGGCCACTTGTTTGTTTAGCTCCCTATCTAGACAGTATTTTCCTCTTGAGGGAGCCATATTTTTTGCCttgaagtaactttttaaaataaacttagtCTTGCACCTGACAGTACTGCTTTAGTCATACATAGCTGTGGGCTGTTGCTTAAAGAAAgccatgaggggaaaaaacaattcaAGGAAAAATTGTGGTATGTGTTCTGATTCAACCCTTCACTATGCAGGAGAACTTAATATAAGATTTGAGAAATGCTGCTTGTAAGACTGACCCTTTGGTCAGTGTTTTGATGGAAGCTGTGATACTCAGTTTGCTTGATGAATTTTTACTAACACTAAGGAGAGAGTGGAAACAAAGGCCTTACAGCAACAGTTAATCATATCTTCTGATAATTCTTACAGATTGTGCAATCGTGATtacaaatggatttttaaatgccaaaaaatgcctttttaaagagCTAAATGTTAGTTCTGAGGAGTGTTGGAAATACCTACTTTCAAAAATGAGCCTTCAGGCACTGTAATGAACTTGCTGTCAGTCTTCTGTGCAATATCTTTTTCCCTTCTGGGTGCTTTAAGAGTATACTGTAtgtcttattttgttttcatcagTATGTTTTAAGAGTGTGTATATTGGctaatgatggattttttttctgtacagcatggtggaagatgttttaaaattttgcacTTTTCTAGGATTTGCAAGTTTGTAACCTGACAATTTTTAACATGCACACTTTTGTACATAATTAGCATTGTATATATTTAACATGAGTCTGAAGCAAATAAAAGTAACTGAATGCATAAAATCTCCCTTTATTACTAAGTGCAAAAATTAAACTAATATTGTGGAAATACATTAAAAGAACAATTCTTTCATTTAACAGGTAAAGCTAggcagcaggaacagctgatCTGGTATTCTGTCTTAATTGtgttaaagtaactttttttggtggggaaggaaagaaaagtggaTATATGAATGTACAGGCCCTTTCAGACTAAGAATAGCTATCATTACTCAAGTATTGTGATAAAAATTGCCTTTTTGCTGGGAAGGAGAGATGTCTGAGATGAATTAGGGTGGGGAAGAGAGTCCACTACTGCATATTTGTCTTTATTTATAAAGCTTAAGTTTCTCCACCCTCCCTGGGACTAGAAGCATCTCTTTCATCCTCCTCGTTGTCTTCCCATATAGCGACTTTTGCTGCAGAGTATGCAAGGCTACAGATTCTGGAGATTATTGTCAATCAGGAGGAAACTGAAATCTGTTCCAGGCTCATGTTCAGTTGGTTTCTTACCCCTGTAAACAAGATAAACCATGCTGTGAGCTTTAACAGGAGCTAGGACTACTGCGCTTCCATCTGTTACTAGGGATACAACAAGACATCCTTATTCATAACAAGCAGAGTTTTGACTCCCTTGCCTGCATCACGGGACATATTAGACATCACATTAGATATATCTACGTGTTAGATTTCTTAGTAATGTTCATATGACTAAAGTCATAAGTTCCCTTGTTCTAGAGTTCAAAACATTAAGGCCAAACTGGCATTCCCCTGGCATTCAATAACAGAGCTGACAAACTGGGGCTCCTTCTGTGAACGGTAACCATAGCTCAGAAACATAAGCATCAATGGATGTAATGCCATAGCACTTACCCAGTAAGTTGGATATCCTTCAGAGTGCTGTCGTACTGCCTGCTCCTTTGGAGCATAAAGCAATACTCATGCTTTCCCCAAAGAGAAATGGAAGCACGGGATTAACTAACTTCTGACGCGGGGGACAGGCAGCATGTTCCAGGAGTCTAATAGAagtctctcttcctttctgtctgaAGGAGGATATCCATTCAAATGAAGGATTTACCTCAAAAACAGGCGTGCTCCTGTCACTCCTTGCAAGGTGGCTTTGTCTCCTTCCACTAGCAGCATCGCACCTTCCCGCAAGCCCTAATGTAGGTGGaaacatttaacattttcaaGCTATTTGAAAGGCTAGAATGCTTGTCACCAGCAGGCCAGTCTTAGTGCAGCTTGCCATGATTACAAATGAGACTTTCTTGCTCAGATATTTCTAGCAAAGATGTCAAGACAAAATTAGGTGAGTTATCTTATTTTAGAagctggtttgtttgggtttgggttccCCCCCCTTTTAAAGAAGGAGAAACCattaaggagaaaaggaaaatgtggggttttttcacagTTGCTTCTGCTACCACCATCCTTAGATCTAGTCTGGGCCAAGCAACAGCCAGCTGGGTGAGTTAAAATACAAACTTTATGCTCCAGGCTTAAGCACAGGGCGAGGAAACCCAGAGGTCCCACTTCCCCCAACAGACATACTATAATTGCGAACATAATACTGAATGAGCAAATTCAGAAACCTacaattattaaaacaaaatgtaaagttAAGAATATCTGCAAAAAGATGAAGGGGAGGTATCTTACAATCTGCatgtacacccccccccccaacatacaAAATATGACTGGTGGCCAGTGACTGGAAAGATCAGAGCTGCCTAAAATACAGCATTTGGCAACAGGACTCCAGGCATCTAATCGGcagaatgcatttaattttttctaaCCCATTTTCCGCAACTGCGCAAATTCCAAGGTTGAAGCTCTTAGCAAGGATATACCCAGCCTCCCATGCCACAGTTCTGTAAGGCTTGTCAGGCAGGGGAACCCACACTGAGGGCTAGTGggaatacatttaaaatactcaCCGTGCTACAGCCCTGAGCTTCCCGACTGGGAACTACTACTCACCAGAACTGGAGGCGTATTTGGTTCTTCATGATATTGACGAATTCTTTCCTCTCTTGTCTCCTGCAATGATGAGTGCAGATTTAGCTGCCCAGGCAGTAAGGTAGGACTTGGAGCTATCCAAGGAGCATGACACCAAGTAATTTCATAACATTAAACAAAGCAGGCACTTCCCCTCAAACAGAATGCTTTCATTAGACTAATGTATTGAAGGAAGTGGCAGTATTGACTTTAACAGACATGTATTTTACCATTCATCACTAGCAGTAATTGCTGTAGGTTGATCAAATGGAACTCGCATGATCCCAGCCCTGAAAAGCCTTAAAACTTACTTCTACTCAAttatctagcttttttttttttttttaattaaatgctgtcTCTATGTGCCCACCCTCAGAACAAGAGACTGAGGAAGATGGTGGAAGCAAATGCATGAGATGCCACCTTCATGAAAGAGGATAGTGAACCAGATTTCCACTGATTAAATATCTAATTGCTTGTCCTCAAGTAGGCATTACACTGAAGAATTTCCTTCTGTGAACAGCTCTGCCATGTTTCCTGAGGGTTTGCTGCTGAACTGAGCAACAGTAGTTAAAGAAATCAAACCAGAAGGACTTGTTGGTAAGGAAACAGCAACACAGCAGGGACTTGATACAGCACAGAGCTTTCAGCCTCCTCTTGGAGAAATAGCGAAAGTTATTTATAGGGAAAAGACAGTCTGCTTATCTAGCGACAAGCTGATTAAATGAGCACCTACAACTTTGTCTAAATTCCAGAAGCACACTCTGATCCTCCATCTCTTCGGTGTCTCCTAATTCTTAATATTTCCTCTAACCATGGAGAAATTTTGATTACAGGGAGGAAAGTATTTGATCTGTTAAAAGATGCACCACAGAAACTGTTCCCTTGAGGAATTAGCTCTTGACAAGTTATTCAAAAATCAGCTCCTCCATACAGTGGAGTTGTCAGTCCTTGTGCTTGGTGGTTAAAGTGTTTTAGCTATACTAGTGCATGTGCTTGCTCAGTACTGGGCATTACAGGGTGTGCTCTCTGGAGGGACACTAGTGCCTAGGTATTTTCTTACACAACAAGTCTGTATGCAATCTCAAGATCTCCCTCTTCTGATGGTTCCCTCAGACCTTTAGATATTTAAGTATGTTTAAGTTAGGTCTCCAGTAACAGCCAAGACAGACTATGGCAGGCCTTTCCAGAAATACAGTGCATTGCATCTTAACATTTcaagtttctttctcttccccctccccccagttcAAAGCCAGGTATGAAGCAACAGTATTTCAGACATTGCACAGCTTCTGTTTGTGAAAAACACTTTGTTCCACCTCAGTAATACTGTTGCCAACTCCTCTTCCCACTCAAAGAAAAGCTCTAGGAGGGAGTAAAGTGTTAGTGCCTCACTGGCACTTCCAACTGCTCTAAGGAGCTGCTGTTCAACCTTCTACAACTTTGTAAGGCCTTGCAAATGCACACTATCATTacacctctgcatcctggttacTGTGTGAGCTCTGGCATACTTTACTTACACCCATGTGAGTGCTTTTAACATCTGGGTCCAGGTAGTGGGGGTTAATATTAAAAGGAACTAAACCTAGGGCCTGCAGGGAAGGTGGATAGACGATTGGCATGTCATTGGTAGTATTGATGCTGATGGTAGCAACGTTAGTTCCTGCACTGGATCCCATGTAAGGAATCCCATCCTGAAAGACAA comes from Numenius arquata chromosome 3, bNumArq3.hap1.1, whole genome shotgun sequence and encodes:
- the LOC141463006 gene encoding alpha-aspartyl dipeptidase-like yields the protein MGGPRRLLLVSNSTLHGGGYLGHCQQHIKSFLGEKVKRVLFVPYALHDRDGYARTAREKFESLGYGLDSIHESSDPVEAVRKSEAIFIGGGNTFRLLKALYDNSLIQEIRKRVLEDGIPYMGSSAGTNVATISINTTNDMPIVYPPSLQALGLVPFNINPHYLDPDVKSTHMGETREERIRQYHEEPNTPPVLGLREGAMLLVEGDKATLQGVTGARLFLRGKKPTEHEPGTDFSFLLIDNNLQNL